The Cellulomonas sp. P24 genome contains a region encoding:
- a CDS encoding MFS transporter — MTDAARQDATTTADSPTDGPGRTSLSPFTGRYRTLSIGMVALIGLSAFESLAVATAMPWVATALHGMALYATAFAGPLASGVIGMTVAGTWTDRRGPTSPLLVGVGLFVIGLLVAGLAPTMLVLVVGRIVQGIGSGMLIVALYVVVARVYPEPVRPRVFASFAAAWVVPGIVGPGIAGLIVEHLGWRWVFLGVPMLAVPALLVLRPALRAMPSGGATSDASAHDPSQDAARRRTVLSVVAAAGVLALHHGGQQRGTAMAIWVVGGLAALAVSVPQLVPAGTLRSRRGLPTAIGLRGLLSAAYFGTEIFVPLLLTTHRGLSAAAAGTFLTATAVAWAAGSALRGRASGWSDAALLRIGTISVLAGIGTAGLMLVPAFPLAAAFVGWCLAGFGMGVTIPTLSLLTLRLSSPAEQGVNSSALQVVDAVTSASMLALSGGLFVVLGGPGRPVAFVTCFAVAAATGMLALALSGRTTERIHRGDKALRTP, encoded by the coding sequence GTGACCGACGCCGCCCGCCAGGACGCGACCACCACGGCGGACTCCCCGACGGACGGACCCGGGCGCACGAGCCTCAGCCCCTTCACCGGTCGGTACCGCACGCTCTCGATCGGCATGGTCGCGCTGATCGGCCTGTCCGCGTTCGAGTCGCTCGCGGTCGCCACCGCGATGCCCTGGGTCGCGACGGCCCTGCACGGCATGGCCCTCTACGCGACGGCCTTCGCGGGCCCCCTCGCGTCCGGAGTGATCGGGATGACCGTGGCGGGCACGTGGACGGACCGTCGCGGCCCGACGTCGCCGCTGCTCGTCGGGGTCGGCCTGTTCGTGATCGGTCTGCTCGTCGCCGGACTCGCGCCGACGATGCTCGTGCTCGTCGTCGGGCGGATCGTCCAGGGCATCGGCTCCGGCATGCTGATCGTCGCGCTCTACGTCGTCGTCGCCCGCGTGTACCCCGAACCGGTGCGGCCGCGCGTCTTCGCGTCGTTCGCGGCCGCGTGGGTGGTGCCCGGCATCGTCGGCCCGGGCATCGCCGGGCTGATCGTCGAGCACCTCGGGTGGCGATGGGTGTTCCTCGGCGTGCCGATGCTCGCGGTCCCGGCGCTCCTGGTGCTCCGCCCGGCGCTGCGGGCGATGCCGAGCGGCGGTGCCACGTCCGACGCGTCGGCGCACGACCCGTCGCAGGACGCCGCCCGTCGCCGCACCGTGCTGTCGGTGGTGGCCGCGGCCGGGGTGCTCGCGCTGCACCACGGCGGGCAGCAGCGAGGGACCGCGATGGCGATCTGGGTGGTCGGCGGTCTTGCGGCCCTGGCCGTCTCCGTCCCGCAGCTCGTCCCCGCGGGCACCCTGCGGTCGCGGCGCGGGCTGCCGACCGCGATCGGCCTGCGGGGGCTGCTGAGCGCCGCGTACTTCGGCACCGAGATCTTCGTCCCGCTGCTGCTCACCACCCACCGTGGCCTGAGCGCCGCCGCGGCCGGGACATTCCTCACGGCGACGGCGGTCGCCTGGGCGGCCGGGTCGGCACTCCGCGGACGCGCCTCCGGGTGGTCCGACGCGGCGCTCCTGCGCATCGGCACGATCAGCGTCCTCGCGGGGATCGGGACCGCCGGGCTGATGCTCGTGCCGGCCTTCCCGCTCGCGGCCGCGTTCGTCGGCTGGTGCCTCGCCGGGTTCGGGATGGGCGTGACGATCCCGACGCTGTCGCTGCTGACCCTGCGGCTGTCGTCCCCCGCGGAGCAGGGCGTGAACAGCTCCGCCCTGCAGGTCGTGGACGCCGTCACCAGCGCCTCGATGCTGGCGCTCAGCGGTGGGCTGTTCGTCGTCCTCGGAGGTCCCGGACGGCCCGTCGCGTTCGTGACGTGCTTCGCCGTCGCAGCGGCCACCGGCATGCTCGCCCTCGCGCTCTCCGGCCGCACGACGGAGCGGATCCACAGGGGAGACAAGGCGCTCCGGACGCCTTAG
- a CDS encoding ammonium transporter, which produces MTTTMLLLSDPAPIDTGNTAWIIVCTALVLLMTPGLAFFYAGMVRSKHALGMIMQSFVTIAVVSVTWSVVGYSLAFDRDAGGGLVGGLHLVGLTHAEVAVPGMNLTVPPLAFVAFQLMFAILTAALISGASADRMRFGAFVTFIAVWSVLVYAPLAHWTWSPDGWLNKAGLLDFAGGTVVEICSGASALALALVLGPRRGWPREMMAPHNLPLTLLGAGLLWFGWIGFNAGSALTAGTLAASAALATHLSGVGGMIGWLALEKKLTGKATTLGGASGAVAGLVAITPAAGFISPMPALLVGAIAGVVCLFAIRLKFRFRYDDSLDVVAVHYVGGVIGTLFIGLFAAAAVNPAVRHQGLLLGGGLVQLGHQALGVLAASAFAFAATYLIARVLRATIGLRVGPDEETEGLDSSQHAETAYEFTATSSIGRTH; this is translated from the coding sequence ATGACGACGACGATGCTCCTGCTGTCCGACCCCGCACCGATCGACACCGGGAACACCGCGTGGATCATCGTGTGCACCGCGTTGGTGCTGCTCATGACCCCCGGGCTCGCGTTCTTCTACGCCGGCATGGTCCGGTCCAAGCACGCCCTCGGCATGATCATGCAGAGCTTCGTGACGATCGCGGTCGTCTCGGTGACGTGGTCCGTCGTGGGCTACTCGCTCGCGTTCGACCGGGACGCCGGCGGTGGCCTCGTGGGCGGCCTGCACCTGGTGGGACTGACCCACGCCGAGGTCGCCGTCCCCGGGATGAACCTCACCGTCCCCCCGCTGGCCTTCGTGGCGTTCCAGCTGATGTTCGCGATCCTGACCGCTGCCCTGATCAGCGGCGCGTCGGCCGACCGCATGCGGTTCGGTGCGTTCGTGACCTTCATCGCCGTCTGGTCCGTGCTCGTGTACGCACCGCTCGCGCACTGGACCTGGTCGCCCGACGGGTGGCTCAACAAGGCCGGCCTGCTCGACTTCGCCGGCGGCACCGTCGTCGAGATCTGCTCCGGCGCGTCGGCCCTCGCGCTCGCCCTCGTGCTCGGACCGCGACGGGGGTGGCCGCGGGAGATGATGGCGCCCCACAACCTGCCCCTGACCCTGCTCGGCGCGGGTCTGCTCTGGTTCGGGTGGATCGGCTTCAACGCCGGGTCGGCACTGACGGCCGGGACCCTTGCGGCGAGCGCGGCCCTCGCGACGCACCTCTCCGGCGTCGGCGGCATGATCGGGTGGCTCGCCCTCGAGAAGAAGCTCACCGGCAAGGCGACGACCCTGGGCGGCGCCTCCGGCGCGGTGGCCGGCCTGGTGGCGATCACTCCCGCGGCCGGGTTCATCTCACCGATGCCCGCTCTCCTCGTCGGGGCGATCGCCGGCGTCGTGTGCCTGTTCGCGATCCGGCTGAAGTTCCGGTTCCGCTACGACGACTCGCTCGACGTCGTCGCCGTCCACTACGTCGGCGGGGTGATCGGCACGCTGTTCATCGGCCTGTTCGCCGCGGCGGCCGTCAACCCCGCCGTGCGGCACCAGGGCCTGCTGCTCGGCGGCGGACTCGTCCAGCTCGGCCACCAGGCCCTCGGCGTGCTCGCGGCCAGCGCGTTCGCCTTCGCCGCGACCTACCTGATCGCGCGCGTGCTGCGTGCCACGATCGGGTTGCGCGTCGGGCCCGACGAGGAGACCGAAGGCCTCGACTCCAGCCAGCACGCCGAGACGGCCTACGAGTTCACCGCGACCTCCAGCATCGGAAGGACCCACTGA
- a CDS encoding exonuclease SbcCD subunit D, producing MRLLHTSDWHLGRSLHGVDLLEHQAAYLDHLVDLARSERVDAVLVAGDVYDRAVPPVEAVTLLSETLTRLAEVTTVVVTPGNHDSAARLGFGAGLMRPELHVRARVDGIATPVVVTGSDGVAVLVYALPYLDPDVVRRELGGTADAGGSVTVAREGVERGDLATGEAPGEEGDADDARAPALARSHEAVLGAAMARVRADLAQRAAAGPVRSVVMAHAFVVGGEPSDSERDIRVGGVDHVPAGVFAGVDYVALGHLHGPQRVADGVRYSGSPLAYSFSEQHQRKSTVLVEVTDAGLVGEVLVAAPVPRRLADLTGTLDDLLGPAGDAHLDDWLRITVTDAARPPGMYVRLKERFPHALVMQHRSSAASGIGGAVAISATRDPLEVAGEFVEHVTGTPATPGELAALRRAWKRVTAAERSA from the coding sequence ATGCGGCTCCTGCACACCTCCGACTGGCACCTCGGCCGCAGCCTCCACGGCGTGGACCTCCTGGAGCACCAGGCCGCGTACCTCGACCACCTGGTCGACCTCGCACGCTCGGAGCGCGTGGACGCGGTGCTCGTGGCCGGCGACGTGTACGACCGCGCCGTCCCCCCGGTCGAGGCCGTCACCCTCCTGTCCGAGACGCTCACCCGCCTCGCCGAGGTCACGACGGTCGTCGTCACGCCCGGCAACCACGACTCCGCGGCGCGCCTGGGCTTCGGCGCGGGGCTCATGCGCCCCGAGCTGCACGTGCGGGCGCGCGTCGACGGGATCGCGACGCCGGTCGTCGTGACGGGCTCCGACGGCGTGGCCGTGCTCGTGTACGCGCTGCCGTACCTCGACCCCGATGTCGTCCGCCGGGAGCTGGGCGGCACGGCGGACGCTGGCGGATCGGTGACCGTCGCGCGGGAGGGTGTCGAGCGAGGCGATCTCGCGACGGGCGAGGCGCCGGGTGAGGAGGGTGACGCCGACGACGCGCGCGCCCCGGCCCTGGCACGGTCGCACGAGGCCGTGCTCGGAGCGGCGATGGCGCGGGTGCGGGCGGACCTGGCGCAACGAGCAGCCGCCGGTCCCGTGCGGAGCGTCGTCATGGCGCACGCGTTCGTCGTCGGTGGCGAGCCGAGCGACTCGGAGCGGGACATCCGCGTGGGCGGGGTCGACCACGTCCCTGCCGGGGTCTTCGCGGGGGTGGACTACGTGGCCCTCGGTCACCTGCACGGGCCGCAACGGGTGGCCGACGGGGTGCGGTACTCCGGGTCGCCGCTCGCGTACTCGTTCTCCGAGCAGCACCAGCGCAAGTCGACCGTCCTCGTCGAGGTGACCGATGCGGGGCTGGTCGGCGAGGTGCTCGTCGCGGCGCCCGTACCGCGCCGCCTCGCCGACCTGACCGGCACGCTGGACGACCTGCTCGGTCCGGCGGGCGACGCGCACCTGGACGACTGGCTGCGGATCACCGTGACCGATGCGGCCCGCCCGCCCGGCATGTACGTGCGGCTCAAGGAACGGTTCCCGCACGCGCTCGTCATGCAGCACCGGTCGTCCGCGGCGAGCGGGATCGGCGGTGCCGTCGCGATCAGCGCGACCCGTGACCCGCTGGAGGTCGCCGGCGAGTTCGTCGAGCACGTCACGGGGACGCCGGCGACGCCCGGTGAGCTGGCCGCGCTGCGCCGCGCCTGGAAGCGCGTCACCGCGGCGGAGCGGAGCGCCTGA
- a CDS encoding P-II family nitrogen regulator, translated as MKLITAIIKPFKIGDVRDALGELDVRGMTVSDAQGYGRQGGHTEVYRGAEYQVDFVPKVRIEVVVDDADADRVLDTIVRAAQTGKIGDGKAWVLTVDEVVRVRTGERGPAAV; from the coding sequence ATGAAGCTCATCACGGCCATCATCAAGCCGTTCAAGATCGGCGACGTGCGCGACGCCCTCGGCGAGCTCGACGTGCGCGGGATGACGGTCTCCGACGCGCAGGGCTACGGCCGCCAGGGCGGTCACACCGAGGTCTACCGCGGTGCCGAGTACCAGGTCGACTTCGTGCCGAAGGTCCGCATCGAGGTCGTCGTGGACGACGCCGACGCGGACCGCGTGCTCGACACGATCGTCCGCGCGGCCCAGACGGGCAAGATCGGCGACGGCAAGGCGTGGGTCCTGACCGTCGACGAGGTCGTCCGCGTCCGGACCGGCGAGCGCGGCCCCGCAGCCGTCTGA
- the soxR gene encoding redox-sensitive transcriptional activator SoxR, with product MTVSSTANVLTPGQVAERSGVAVSTLHFYEREGLIHAHRTAGNQRRYAREVVRRVAFIRVSQRVGIPLGEIRDALATLPDNRTPTVRDWARLSRRWQDDLDRRIADLTSLRDDLTSCIGCGCLSLRSCRLTNPDDVLGAQGPGPRRLRGADG from the coding sequence GTGACAGTCTCCTCCACCGCGAACGTGCTCACGCCCGGTCAGGTCGCGGAACGGAGCGGGGTCGCCGTCTCGACGCTCCACTTCTACGAGCGTGAAGGGCTGATCCACGCGCACCGTACCGCGGGCAACCAGCGGCGGTACGCGCGCGAGGTCGTCCGCCGGGTCGCCTTCATCCGGGTGTCCCAACGCGTCGGAATCCCGCTCGGCGAGATTCGCGACGCTCTGGCGACCTTGCCGGACAACCGGACCCCGACCGTTCGTGACTGGGCGCGCCTGTCGCGCCGGTGGCAGGACGACCTGGACCGTCGCATCGCCGACCTGACGAGCCTGCGGGACGACCTCACGAGCTGCATCGGCTGCGGCTGCCTCTCGTTGCGCTCGTGCCGGCTCACGAACCCCGACGACGTGCTCGGGGCACAGGGGCCCGGGCCGCGACGACTCCGGGGCGCCGACGGCTGA
- a CDS encoding universal stress protein — protein MARTVVVGVEGTDSSHDALVWAAHAAAARRDDLEIVYAVGVPYSSMELLYDDAITQGSEALLDDEKKRALEAEPDLVVRTTLSRSTPARALTELSEDAALVVVGSHPLGFMERVFAGSLSYQVVAGAHSPVVVVPAGTGTTGDGVVVGSDGSPDSVKAVALAAEEADRLGGELTVVHAWLSPVTYLSVDVISGSNDALVEEGERVVLAESLAGLGDRYPDLTINRRLVHDNPAQALLEAAVGARLLVVGSRGLHGVSRMLLGSVSHTVVMHAPCPVLVARS, from the coding sequence ATGGCACGCACCGTCGTCGTCGGGGTCGAAGGCACCGACTCGAGTCACGACGCTCTGGTCTGGGCGGCGCATGCCGCCGCCGCACGGCGCGACGACCTCGAGATCGTGTACGCCGTGGGTGTCCCGTACTCCAGCATGGAGCTGCTGTACGACGACGCGATCACGCAGGGTTCCGAGGCGCTCCTGGACGACGAGAAGAAGCGCGCCCTCGAGGCCGAGCCGGACCTGGTCGTCCGCACCACGCTGTCGCGGAGCACACCGGCACGCGCCCTCACCGAGCTCTCCGAGGACGCGGCGCTCGTCGTCGTCGGCTCGCACCCGCTCGGCTTCATGGAACGGGTCTTCGCCGGGTCGCTCAGCTACCAGGTGGTGGCCGGCGCGCACTCGCCGGTCGTCGTCGTCCCGGCGGGGACGGGGACCACGGGAGACGGCGTGGTCGTCGGGTCCGACGGCTCACCGGACTCCGTGAAGGCCGTCGCGCTCGCGGCCGAGGAGGCCGACCGCCTCGGTGGAGAGCTCACCGTGGTGCACGCCTGGCTGTCACCGGTGACGTACCTGTCCGTCGACGTCATCTCCGGCTCGAACGACGCGCTCGTCGAAGAGGGCGAGCGCGTGGTGCTCGCCGAGTCGCTGGCCGGCCTCGGTGATCGTTACCCCGACCTCACCATCAACCGGCGGCTCGTCCACGACAACCCCGCCCAGGCCCTCCTGGAGGCGGCCGTCGGTGCGCGGCTCCTCGTGGTGGGCAGCCGGGGGCTGCACGGGGTCTCGCGCATGCTCCTCGGGTCCGTGAGCCACACGGTCGTGATGCACGCGCCGTGCCCGGTGCTCGTCGCCCGGAGCTGA
- a CDS encoding aminoacyl-tRNA deacylase, whose protein sequence is MDAPESGEARAVGALEAAGIHYVLTRHDRVSSLAEAAAARGLEPSGVIKTIVVRRGDDDYLFVLVPGDRTISWPKLRTLLDVSRLSMPDAAVALEVTGYERGTITPFGSTHPWPVVADERVVGRPVSIGAGAHGVAATVGGDDLVAALHATVADVTEPEARIDD, encoded by the coding sequence ATGGACGCACCAGAGTCAGGTGAGGCCCGGGCCGTCGGTGCGCTCGAAGCCGCCGGGATCCACTACGTGCTGACGCGCCACGACCGGGTGTCCTCGTTGGCCGAGGCCGCCGCCGCGCGGGGTCTCGAACCCTCGGGTGTCATCAAGACGATCGTCGTGCGACGTGGCGACGACGACTACCTGTTCGTCCTCGTCCCGGGCGACCGCACGATCTCGTGGCCCAAGCTGCGCACTTTGCTCGACGTCAGCCGCCTGTCGATGCCCGACGCGGCAGTCGCCCTCGAGGTCACCGGCTACGAGCGCGGGACGATCACGCCGTTCGGGTCGACGCATCCCTGGCCGGTCGTGGCCGACGAGCGCGTCGTGGGCCGGCCGGTGTCGATCGGTGCCGGCGCGCACGGGGTGGCCGCCACCGTCGGCGGCGACGACCTCGTGGCCGCGCTGCACGCGACCGTGGCCGACGTGACCGAGCCGGAGGCCCGGATCGATGACTGA
- a CDS encoding SMC family ATPase yields the protein MHLHSMTLQAIGPFAGRHTIDFEALGASGIFLLEGPTGAGKSTLIDAIVFALYGKVASAEASEDRLRSGHAADGVESVVDLVLETGNGIYRVRRTPQYDRPKKRGEGTVRQQATVKLWRLTSLPDGPVDDLDELDGDIVSTRLDEAGLELRRAIGLDREQFVQTIVLPQGEFASFLRADPEARSGLLQKIFGTQAYEQLQRQLEEMRREVGRAVAEARADVGRAAAHFIGAASLTDDDPVGDVEGGDDAVGDVEGDDVVAGDERGDAESDVVASDVAVPRAIAPDAGGPEERTGPASEIRSAAEGVAADLVDLVDAQVVRLRQATERASADAARARAEHLTAREALDAATAQASAVARRDALRSEQAALDARSADHATRRARLGEARRAAVVRPLLDGADRAEAVWSTAAESWRAAVAAAPAELVALLSDLDVDALDASRARDREVVATLERVVAIEDGLPALRASREQLAAELVRIDDDLVAVEQDLLARPEERRRIVAQQAGAATLAGQVGSRQERARAVRAVLTHAQDAERTRTELATASDRHRAAVETARAALRAETHLRAARIEGMAGELAAALRTGEPCPVCGAVEHPAPAQVGADHPDPQEIEDAAQARAVADGELARLAAATAALAERLTAHLAATGGLEVAEAESQLAEAEAGVTEAEAAQEDVARLQRELDEHDAATEAARAQADTLRTTRASSSRLTALDATLADHEREIATARGAASSVRERRAALKERIAGADRLVTASRAVQEAERARELRRLELDDGLRAHGFAEVAEARGALVEPAALAALEDAVTAHEAAVVRVTAGLRAPELADLPEVVELDLAGVRVRAEVAERRSDAAASALAVAGRRAADAYAASVEVAATVARHAAAARDAAPVIRMANLATGAGSDNARALSLATFVLVRRFEDVVAAANERLLLMSDGRFELVRSDEREDTRARRTGLAMKVVDHRIEAARDPRTLSGGETFYVSLCLALGMADVVTAEAGGIDLGTLFVDEGFGSLDPHTLDAVLAELGKLRAGGRVVGVVSHVEAMKQQLADRIEVRRLPDGSSTLTVRAG from the coding sequence ATGCACCTGCACTCGATGACGCTGCAGGCCATCGGACCTTTCGCCGGTCGGCACACGATCGACTTCGAGGCGCTCGGGGCCTCCGGGATCTTCCTGCTCGAGGGCCCGACCGGCGCCGGCAAGTCGACGCTCATCGACGCGATCGTCTTCGCGCTGTACGGCAAGGTCGCCTCGGCCGAGGCGAGCGAGGACCGGTTGCGGTCGGGCCATGCGGCCGACGGCGTCGAGAGCGTCGTGGACCTCGTCCTCGAGACCGGCAACGGGATCTACCGGGTCCGCCGCACCCCGCAGTACGACCGGCCGAAGAAGCGCGGCGAGGGGACCGTGCGTCAGCAGGCGACCGTCAAGCTCTGGCGGCTCACGAGCCTGCCCGACGGCCCGGTCGACGACCTCGACGAGCTCGACGGGGACATCGTCTCGACCCGGCTCGACGAGGCGGGACTGGAGCTCCGGCGGGCCATCGGACTCGACCGGGAGCAGTTCGTCCAGACGATCGTGCTGCCGCAGGGCGAGTTCGCGAGCTTCCTCCGGGCCGACCCCGAGGCGCGCAGCGGGCTGCTGCAGAAGATCTTCGGCACCCAGGCGTACGAGCAGCTGCAGAGGCAGCTCGAGGAGATGCGACGCGAGGTCGGGCGCGCGGTCGCGGAGGCCCGTGCGGACGTCGGACGCGCGGCGGCGCACTTCATCGGGGCCGCGTCGTTGACGGACGACGATCCGGTGGGCGACGTCGAGGGTGGCGACGATGCGGTCGGCGACGTCGAGGGTGACGACGTCGTGGCTGGTGACGAGCGGGGCGATGCCGAGTCGGATGTCGTCGCGTCGGACGTGGCCGTGCCGAGAGCGATCGCGCCGGATGCCGGTGGGCCCGAGGAGCGGACGGGGCCGGCCTCGGAGATCCGTTCCGCCGCGGAGGGCGTCGCGGCCGACCTGGTCGACCTGGTCGACGCTCAGGTCGTGCGACTGCGGCAGGCCACCGAGCGCGCGTCGGCCGACGCCGCCCGGGCGCGTGCCGAGCACCTGACCGCGCGCGAGGCGCTGGACGCGGCGACCGCCCAAGCCTCCGCGGTCGCGCGCCGTGACGCGCTCCGCTCCGAGCAGGCGGCGCTCGACGCGCGGTCGGCCGACCACGCGACCCGGCGCGCGAGGCTCGGCGAGGCCAGACGAGCCGCCGTGGTGCGACCGCTCCTCGACGGCGCCGACCGTGCCGAGGCCGTCTGGAGCACGGCGGCGGAGTCCTGGCGTGCCGCCGTGGCTGCGGCGCCCGCCGAACTCGTCGCACTGCTCAGCGACCTGGACGTGGACGCGCTGGATGCCTCCCGGGCGCGTGATCGTGAGGTCGTCGCGACGCTCGAGCGGGTCGTCGCGATCGAGGACGGGCTTCCGGCGCTGCGAGCATCGCGGGAGCAGCTCGCGGCCGAGCTCGTCAGGATCGACGACGACCTCGTGGCCGTCGAGCAGGATCTCCTCGCCCGGCCTGAGGAGCGGCGACGGATCGTCGCGCAGCAGGCCGGTGCCGCCACCCTCGCCGGTCAGGTCGGGTCGCGGCAGGAACGCGCGCGCGCCGTCCGCGCCGTCCTGACGCACGCCCAGGACGCCGAGCGCACCCGGACCGAGCTGGCGACCGCCTCCGATCGGCACCGCGCCGCGGTGGAGACGGCGCGCGCCGCCCTTCGGGCCGAGACGCACCTGCGTGCCGCACGGATCGAGGGCATGGCCGGGGAGCTCGCCGCCGCGCTGCGGACCGGCGAGCCCTGCCCGGTCTGCGGTGCGGTCGAGCACCCGGCACCGGCCCAGGTCGGTGCCGACCACCCCGACCCGCAGGAGATCGAGGACGCCGCGCAGGCGCGCGCCGTCGCAGACGGGGAGCTCGCGCGACTCGCGGCTGCGACTGCCGCACTCGCGGAGCGGCTGACCGCTCACCTCGCAGCGACGGGCGGCCTCGAGGTCGCCGAGGCGGAGTCGCAGCTCGCCGAGGCCGAGGCCGGAGTGACCGAGGCGGAGGCCGCCCAGGAGGACGTCGCACGCCTGCAGCGCGAGCTCGACGAGCACGATGCCGCGACCGAGGCCGCGCGGGCTCAGGCCGACACGCTGCGGACGACGCGCGCGTCGTCGTCGCGGCTGACGGCGCTGGATGCGACGCTCGCCGACCACGAGCGCGAGATCGCGACGGCACGCGGCGCCGCGTCGTCCGTGCGCGAGCGCCGCGCGGCGCTGAAGGAGCGCATCGCCGGTGCGGACCGCCTCGTGACCGCGTCGCGCGCCGTCCAGGAGGCCGAGCGTGCCCGTGAGCTCCGCCGGCTGGAGCTCGACGACGGGCTGCGCGCGCACGGCTTCGCCGAGGTGGCCGAGGCCCGGGGTGCGCTCGTGGAGCCCGCCGCCCTTGCCGCGCTCGAGGACGCGGTGACCGCGCACGAGGCCGCCGTGGTTCGCGTCACCGCCGGCCTCCGTGCACCGGAGCTGGCGGACCTCCCCGAGGTGGTCGAGCTCGACCTCGCCGGGGTGCGGGTGCGGGCCGAGGTGGCCGAGCGACGGTCGGACGCCGCCGCGAGCGCGCTCGCCGTCGCGGGCCGTCGCGCGGCCGACGCCTACGCTGCGTCCGTCGAGGTGGCCGCGACCGTCGCACGTCACGCAGCAGCGGCGCGCGACGCCGCTCCCGTGATCCGCATGGCCAACCTGGCGACCGGTGCGGGGTCGGACAACGCGCGTGCGCTGAGCCTGGCGACGTTCGTGCTCGTGCGCCGCTTCGAGGACGTCGTCGCCGCGGCGAACGAGCGCCTGCTGCTGATGTCCGACGGACGGTTCGAGCTCGTGCGGAGCGACGAGCGAGAGGACACGCGCGCACGGCGCACCGGCCTCGCGATGAAGGTCGTCGACCACCGGATCGAGGCCGCGCGCGACCCGCGGACGCTCTCGGGCGGCGAGACCTTCTACGTGTCGTTGTGCCTGGCGCTCGGCATGGCGGACGTCGTGACCGCCGAGGCCGGGGGCATCGACCTGGGGACGCTGTTCGTCGACGAGGGTTTCGGCTCGCTGGACCCGCACACGCTGGACGCCGTGCTGGCCGAGCTCGGCAAGCTCCGTGCCGGCGGGCGGGTGGTCGGCGTCGTGTCGCACGTCGAGGCGATGAAGCAGCAGCTCGCCGACCGGATCGAGGTGCGCCGGCTCCCGGACGGGTCAAGCACGCTCACGGTGCGCGCGGGCTGA
- a CDS encoding class I SAM-dependent methyltransferase — translation MNSSSEISRTALTSAAARAAHLLVDHEPLIFTDTLAQALLGERADELIDYHRKFGDHPVLAGARTEVLCRSRFTEGLLAESGLAQYVIVGAGLDTFALRMHRDADAPRTVYEVDRPASQEWKRHAIEAAGIVPHSAPTFAPADLEHDSLLDALVAAGFDLARPSFVSLLGVSMYLTGSALARVAAELGTLPTGSQVVLDYMLVPSLRDEAGQAYAEAVGAAVAEDGEPWLSFYAPEDLTSIVVGDGFTTVRHVPYESSIDPSLWHRTDALAPMRLSALLHATR, via the coding sequence GTGAATTCTTCATCCGAGATCAGCCGCACCGCCCTGACCTCCGCGGCCGCCCGCGCCGCGCACCTGCTCGTCGACCACGAGCCCCTGATCTTCACCGACACCCTCGCACAGGCACTCCTCGGTGAGCGCGCCGACGAGCTGATCGACTACCACCGGAAGTTCGGCGACCACCCGGTCCTCGCCGGCGCCCGCACCGAGGTCCTCTGCCGCAGCCGGTTCACCGAGGGACTCCTCGCCGAGAGCGGGCTCGCGCAATACGTGATCGTCGGCGCCGGCCTCGACACGTTCGCACTTCGCATGCACCGCGACGCGGACGCCCCTCGGACGGTCTACGAGGTCGACCGCCCAGCGAGCCAGGAGTGGAAGCGCCACGCGATCGAGGCCGCCGGGATCGTCCCGCACTCCGCGCCGACGTTCGCCCCGGCCGACCTCGAGCACGACTCGCTCCTCGACGCGCTGGTCGCAGCGGGCTTCGACCTGGCACGACCCTCGTTCGTCAGCCTCCTCGGCGTCTCGATGTACCTGACCGGCTCCGCGCTCGCACGGGTCGCCGCCGAGCTCGGCACGCTTCCCACCGGGTCCCAGGTCGTTCTGGACTACATGCTCGTCCCCTCCCTGCGCGACGAGGCAGGACAGGCTTACGCGGAGGCCGTCGGCGCCGCAGTGGCCGAGGACGGCGAGCCCTGGCTGAGCTTCTACGCCCCTGAGGACCTGACGTCGATCGTCGTCGGGGACGGTTTCACGACGGTCCGCCACGTCCCCTACGAGAGCTCCATCGACCCGAGCCTGTGGCACCGCACCGACGCCCTCGCCCCGATGCGCCTCTCCGCCCTGCTCCACGCCACCCGGTAA
- a CDS encoding STAS domain-containing protein, with translation MTDGDHGPAGAVGSIQVECGSPHTVVHLRGDVDATLREEASTAMGQALGASAPVVCDASDLRFIDSTGVAFLLQLRMATREAGLAMSLWDPRHVVGELLDAIGMADEIPLAEAAPDAV, from the coding sequence ATGACTGACGGCGACCACGGTCCGGCCGGGGCCGTCGGGTCCATCCAGGTCGAGTGCGGCTCCCCGCACACCGTCGTCCACCTCCGGGGCGATGTCGACGCGACGCTCCGCGAGGAGGCGAGCACGGCGATGGGGCAGGCGCTCGGGGCGTCGGCGCCCGTGGTCTGCGACGCGTCCGACCTGCGGTTCATCGACTCCACCGGGGTCGCGTTCCTGCTCCAGCTCCGGATGGCCACGCGCGAGGCGGGCCTCGCCATGAGCCTGTGGGACCCCCGGCACGTCGTCGGTGAGCTGCTCGACGCGATCGGCATGGCCGACGAGATCCCGCTGGCCGAGGCCGCGCCGGACGCCGTCTGA